A DNA window from Pseudomonadota bacterium contains the following coding sequences:
- the pckA gene encoding phosphoenolpyruvate carboxykinase (ATP), with protein sequence MPILGRQTGETLPETLVKTRTVYTNLTAGELTEHALKAGTAKLSKNGALVVETGEHTGRSANDKFIVKDSTTEGTIDWGKVNQPMTTEQAETLFTDVMASYEGQDLYVQDSYAGADADYGIGVRTVSPSSWHTLFAQNMFIGLQNAEYEDFSSDFTIYHAPEFTATPEKHGTNSGTFIVIDFTNKRVMIGGTSYAGEIKKSIFTVLNYVLPEQGVFPMHCSANVDDMGNAAVFFGLSGTGKTTLSADSSRTLVGDDEHGWSTRGLFNFEGGCYAKTIRLSANAEPEIYATTQRFGTILENVVMDDVTRELDLDDASLTENTRASYPLEFIPNASATGTGPTPKDIVMLTADAFGVLPPISRLDTKQALYHFLSGYTAKIAGTEKGLGDEPVAAFSACFGAPFMPCHPVEYAKLMAEKLEETGARCWLVNTGWTGGAYGTGERMPIAYTRAMLRAALNGELETACYTTHPVFGLSMPTTCPGVPNNVLNPMSTWKDKTAYMEQAKMLQDMFEENFEQFEAKFQELMLTPLVRAA encoded by the coding sequence ATGCCTATTCTTGGACGTCAAACTGGTGAAACTCTACCAGAAACTCTCGTGAAAACACGTACTGTTTACACAAATCTTACAGCAGGTGAGCTCACAGAACATGCCCTTAAAGCAGGCACAGCTAAACTCTCTAAAAATGGGGCTTTGGTTGTTGAAACTGGTGAGCACACAGGCCGAAGTGCTAACGATAAGTTTATTGTGAAAGACAGCACAACAGAAGGCACGATTGACTGGGGGAAAGTGAACCAGCCAATGACGACTGAGCAAGCCGAAACGCTCTTTACAGATGTTATGGCTTCTTATGAAGGTCAAGATTTATACGTACAAGATTCTTACGCAGGCGCTGATGCAGACTATGGCATTGGGGTACGCACAGTCAGCCCATCTTCATGGCATACACTCTTTGCACAAAATATGTTTATTGGTCTGCAAAATGCAGAATACGAAGACTTTTCATCAGACTTTACGATTTACCATGCACCAGAATTTACAGCGACACCTGAAAAGCATGGCACGAACTCAGGCACGTTTATTGTGATTGATTTCACAAATAAGCGCGTGATGATTGGTGGTACAAGCTACGCAGGTGAAATAAAGAAATCTATCTTTACAGTCCTTAACTACGTACTGCCAGAGCAGGGTGTATTCCCAATGCACTGTAGTGCTAACGTGGACGATATGGGCAATGCAGCGGTATTCTTTGGTCTGTCTGGTACAGGTAAAACAACGCTTTCAGCTGATAGTTCTCGCACACTTGTAGGGGATGACGAGCATGGCTGGAGTACGCGCGGCCTCTTTAACTTTGAAGGCGGTTGCTACGCGAAAACAATTCGCCTAAGTGCAAATGCTGAACCTGAAATTTACGCCACAACACAGCGTTTTGGAACAATTCTAGAAAACGTGGTTATGGACGATGTCACACGTGAGCTGGATCTTGATGATGCGTCTCTCACTGAGAACACGCGTGCGTCATACCCGCTTGAGTTTATTCCAAACGCAAGTGCAACAGGTACGGGCCCAACACCTAAGGATATCGTGATGCTGACAGCTGACGCCTTTGGTGTATTGCCTCCAATTAGCCGCCTAGATACAAAGCAGGCGCTTTATCACTTCCTTTCTGGTTATACAGCTAAAATTGCTGGTACGGAGAAGGGGCTTGGTGATGAACCAGTCGCAGCCTTTTCTGCATGCTTTGGCGCACCATTTATGCCATGCCATCCAGTAGAATACGCAAAGCTAATGGCTGAAAAACTCGAAGAAACAGGCGCGCGCTGCTGGCTTGTAAACACTGGCTGGACAGGTGGTGCTTACGGTACGGGTGAGCGTATGCCAATTGCTTATACACGTGCTATGCTCAGAGCTGCTCTCAACGGTGAGCTTGAAACAGCATGCTACACAACGCATCCTGTATTTGGCCTTTCTATGCCAACAACATGTCCAGGTGTGCCTAACAATGTGCTTAACCCAATGAGTACTTGGAAGGATAAGACAGCCTACATGGAACAAGCAAAAATGCTTCAAGACATGTTTGAAGAAAACTTTGAGCAATTTGAGGCGAAGTTCCAAGAGCTTATGCTGACACCGCTTGTAAGAGCTGCGTAA
- a CDS encoding GGDEF domain-containing protein, producing MGFINNMMKKLGYVPQSDLNESQAQARALESDLSAARAESYDLHNRMTSMQRELDLSRRDDLTGLGNKKRLDDAYQKLYVDDHLEGHALVMIDANNLKKVNDTLEYDGGNTYLRHIAHSISETFPDHVVMARHGGDEYSIIIKATEEEAQALADQFEAHVQENLCFHMEDDTLYAIEGSAASGVTALHNGMKLGGNGGAIEAATQEMQPHKDAMKAALKESGHEVGMVREATGPEQEQFHAREQELFI from the coding sequence TTGGGCTTTATTAACAACATGATGAAGAAACTAGGCTACGTGCCACAATCTGACTTGAATGAAAGTCAGGCACAGGCGCGCGCTTTGGAGTCTGATTTAAGTGCGGCCCGTGCAGAATCTTATGATCTTCATAACCGTATGACAAGTATGCAAAGAGAGCTTGATTTGAGCCGTCGTGATGATCTGACAGGGCTTGGCAATAAAAAGCGTCTCGACGATGCGTACCAAAAGCTTTATGTGGATGACCATCTAGAAGGTCATGCACTTGTTATGATTGATGCCAATAACTTGAAAAAGGTAAACGATACCCTTGAATACGATGGCGGGAACACGTATTTACGCCATATTGCCCATTCTATATCAGAAACATTCCCAGACCATGTGGTGATGGCGCGTCACGGTGGGGATGAATATTCAATTATTATTAAAGCGACAGAAGAAGAGGCGCAGGCGTTGGCTGATCAGTTTGAGGCCCATGTGCAAGAGAACCTGTGTTTCCATATGGAAGATGACACGCTTTATGCGATTGAGGGCAGTGCGGCCTCAGGCGTAACAGCTCTGCATAATGGAATGAAGCTTGGCGGCAATGGTGGCGCTATTGAAGCAGCCACACAAGAAATGCAGCCCCATAAAGATGCTATGAAAGCTGCCTTAAAAGAAAGCGGGCATGAAGTAGGTATGGTACGTGAAGCCACTGGCCCTGAGCAAGAGCAGTTTCATGCGCGCGAGCAAGAACTGTTTATTTAG
- a CDS encoding diguanylate cyclase → MLYLGIFQALGLTVLISFFNVFLRMAVQEWHVEPVPFTCYCLLMAAFVLTLAAGPGKLVKETLKSKITWIYSFILVSTYIVDTYVMFYISATEASFFSRLSIPIALLIAWVFFQRKVKPSDLLGVSVIMLGVVWLIFLQPQEMLLAILFVVGLSAFFQTLQFVLAESHKQASEAVQAGTMRDEWRVTGLVTFVTSAVFLFLALILSWTGGHIGVLPEKFIVPIERFADKNTVFAALFYGALILPFIRYFKWSASQNLKAENLLLFMAFIPMVTYAFEKALVMLSLMPSGHMTFSDGRGGQLLAIAVLMTLGAGLTTFLRMRRMIRESGEGGGLIALKAALLRGRSLAIHHSESAEDDYEIVMNTLEFAKGHKAKAAQLLDIPESTLAVIKEGRGTLALIESESKKVARCYRSRVASRDALTGLLNRSSFAAQVRELLESGQVLTLLYIDLDKFKPINDTYGHEVGDEVLAIAAERMKGILPSGSLIARMGGDEFCIGILNDKSQAIANALKKAISEKISIEGVDELIHIGASIGTAMAPEDGVVYEDLISKADKGMYGVKHSRDT, encoded by the coding sequence ATGTTGTATCTTGGTATTTTTCAGGCTCTTGGCCTCACTGTTCTGATTTCATTTTTTAATGTGTTTTTACGTATGGCTGTGCAGGAGTGGCATGTGGAGCCTGTACCTTTCACATGTTATTGCTTACTTATGGCAGCGTTTGTTCTCACGCTTGCAGCGGGCCCAGGTAAGCTTGTAAAGGAAACGCTTAAATCTAAAATTACTTGGATTTATAGCTTTATTTTGGTGAGTACATATATTGTCGATACTTACGTGATGTTTTATATCAGTGCAACTGAGGCAAGTTTTTTTAGCCGGTTAAGTATTCCCATTGCCCTTCTTATTGCTTGGGTCTTTTTCCAGCGTAAAGTAAAGCCTTCAGACTTATTGGGTGTTTCTGTCATTATGCTGGGTGTTGTTTGGCTGATTTTCTTGCAGCCACAAGAGATGCTGCTGGCGATCTTGTTTGTTGTTGGGCTTTCTGCATTTTTCCAAACCCTACAGTTTGTACTGGCTGAAAGCCATAAACAGGCCAGTGAAGCAGTGCAAGCAGGGACAATGAGAGATGAGTGGCGTGTGACAGGCCTTGTTACATTTGTGACGAGTGCGGTATTTTTATTTTTAGCGCTTATTTTAAGCTGGACTGGCGGGCATATTGGTGTGCTCCCTGAAAAGTTTATTGTGCCTATAGAGCGCTTTGCGGATAAAAATACAGTATTTGCTGCCTTGTTTTATGGGGCGCTTATTTTGCCGTTTATTCGTTACTTTAAATGGTCAGCAAGCCAGAACCTTAAGGCTGAAAATTTACTTCTCTTCATGGCGTTCATTCCAATGGTGACATATGCGTTTGAGAAAGCCCTTGTTATGCTCTCTCTTATGCCGTCAGGGCATATGACGTTTTCAGATGGGAGAGGCGGTCAGCTTTTGGCGATTGCCGTTCTTATGACGCTTGGGGCAGGTCTTACTACGTTTCTGCGTATGAGGCGTATGATTAGAGAGTCTGGAGAAGGTGGCGGGCTCATTGCTCTTAAGGCAGCGCTTCTCAGGGGGCGTTCTCTTGCAATTCACCACAGTGAGTCAGCAGAAGATGACTATGAAATTGTTATGAATACATTAGAATTTGCAAAAGGGCATAAGGCAAAAGCCGCCCAACTTCTAGATATTCCAGAGAGCACGCTTGCAGTGATTAAAGAAGGTAGAGGAACTCTTGCGCTTATTGAATCTGAAAGTAAGAAAGTTGCGAGGTGCTATCGAAGCCGTGTAGCTAGCCGTGATGCTTTAACGGGGTTACTCAACCGTTCTTCTTTTGCTGCGCAAGTTAGAGAGCTGTTGGAATCTGGACAGGTTTTGACTCTTCTTTATATTGATTTGGATAAGTTTAAGCCAATTAACGATACATATGGCCATGAGGTTGGGGATGAGGTTCTTGCGATTGCAGCTGAGCGTATGAAAGGCATTCTGCCTTCAGGATCCCTTATTGCGCGTATGGGCGGGGATGAGTTTTGTATTGGTATTTTGAATGATAAGAGTCAGGCTATTGCAAACGCTTTGAAAAAAGCGATCTCTGAGAAGATTTCTATAGAAGGAGTTGATGAGCTTATTCATATAGGAGCATCCATTGGTACGGCAATGGCACCAGAAGATGGTGTGGTTTATGAAGATCTTATTTCTAAAGCGGATAAGGGGATGTACGGCGTGAAGCATTCACGAGATACATAA
- a CDS encoding DEAD/DEAH box helicase family protein, whose amino-acid sequence MKLHFEDNLDYQQAAIESVVGLFKGQEISRSEFTVVAEKDTGEVGYQYSSHENELGFGNRLQLIDDELAENLRNIQIKNGLRPSENLTSGDFTVEMETGTGKTYVYLRTIFELHKNYGFTKFVIVVPSVAIKEGTNKTLEITREHFEALYPNAKGYEFFQYDSSKPGKVRNFATSANIQIMVTTVGAINKQDVNNLYKENENTGGEKPIDLIKATNPIIIVDEPQSVDGGMKGQGKKALEAMNPLCTLRYSATHADKYHMVYRLDAVDAYERGLVKQIEVASLEVDGGYNKPFVKLIEAKNVRGSITAKVELHVQRGKNIKPEILTVEDGDDLEQITNRAIYENIQIGTITCGKDNESIEVKAPGADTTLYPGDALGGVNPDELKRLMIRRTIKEHLDKEMHFARNKQPIKVLSLFFIDSVEHYRSYDEDGNEIEGKYAKIFEEEYRKLAKSPAYQTLFEKVDLNIDASEVHDGYFSIDKKKRWTDTAENNQSNRDNAERAYNLIMKDKEKLLSFDTKLKFIFSHSALKEGWDNPNVFQICSLREIGTERERRQTIGRGLRLCVNQEGLRLRGNDINTLTVIASEGYEQFAENLQKEIEADTGIRFGIVERHQFAAIQVQKEDGSLSPLGVDTSEKIWKFLNTQGFVNNKGKVQDTLREALKSGDFELPEEFKDQKDAVEDILKKLAGKLDIKNANERETIHLNKEKFLGDDFKQLWDRIKYKTTYRVDFNNEKLIADAAEAIEKCPPITKTRAQFRKAGIEIGKGGVRADETSVSGFTTIHENDIELPDIITDLQDKTQLTRHSIVKILTASRRIQDFARNPQQFIDMASEAINRTKRLALVDGIKYHKIGDKEFYAQELFEQEELKGYLKDTVKAEKSVYEHIVYDSAGVEKKFAEDLETNEAVKVYAKLPAWFKVPTPLGSYNPDWAVLIEDDGHEKLYFVVETKGSNWWDDLRHQEGAKIRCGEKHFDEIAATENPAEYIKATSVEDVMGHIK is encoded by the coding sequence ATGAAATTACATTTTGAAGATAACCTAGATTATCAACAAGCAGCGATAGAATCTGTTGTTGGTTTGTTTAAAGGGCAAGAGATCTCTCGCTCAGAATTTACGGTTGTGGCGGAAAAAGATACTGGTGAAGTTGGTTATCAGTATTCTAGCCATGAAAACGAACTTGGCTTTGGTAACCGCCTACAGCTGATTGATGATGAGCTGGCTGAAAACTTACGTAATATTCAAATTAAAAACGGTCTCCGCCCTTCTGAAAACCTAACCAGTGGTGACTTCACCGTTGAAATGGAAACAGGTACAGGTAAAACCTACGTTTACCTTCGCACCATTTTTGAATTGCATAAAAATTATGGCTTCACCAAGTTTGTTATTGTGGTGCCTTCTGTTGCTATTAAGGAAGGTACAAATAAAACGCTAGAAATTACCCGTGAGCATTTTGAAGCTTTATACCCCAATGCCAAAGGGTATGAGTTTTTCCAATATGACTCTAGCAAGCCCGGTAAGGTTCGTAACTTTGCCACCAGTGCAAATATCCAAATTATGGTGACAACCGTTGGTGCCATTAACAAACAAGATGTGAATAACCTTTATAAGGAAAACGAAAACACCGGCGGTGAAAAGCCTATTGACCTGATTAAGGCAACCAACCCAATTATTATTGTGGATGAGCCCCAGTCAGTTGATGGGGGTATGAAAGGCCAAGGTAAAAAAGCCCTTGAAGCCATGAACCCACTTTGCACATTGCGTTACTCTGCCACTCATGCAGATAAATACCATATGGTTTACCGCCTTGACGCTGTAGACGCTTATGAGCGTGGTCTAGTGAAGCAGATCGAAGTTGCATCATTGGAAGTTGATGGAGGTTATAACAAGCCTTTCGTTAAGCTTATTGAAGCTAAAAACGTTCGTGGATCTATTACTGCAAAAGTTGAGTTACATGTTCAACGTGGTAAGAACATCAAACCTGAAATTCTGACCGTTGAAGACGGTGACGATTTAGAACAAATAACCAACCGCGCTATCTATGAAAATATACAGATTGGTACAATCACCTGCGGTAAAGATAATGAATCTATTGAAGTCAAAGCACCGGGCGCAGATACAACTCTTTACCCCGGCGATGCTCTTGGCGGTGTAAATCCTGATGAGCTTAAACGCTTAATGATCCGCCGTACTATCAAGGAACATCTTGATAAAGAAATGCACTTTGCTCGCAATAAACAGCCCATCAAAGTTTTAAGCCTATTCTTTATTGATAGCGTTGAACATTACCGTAGCTACGATGAAGACGGCAATGAGATTGAAGGTAAATATGCTAAAATATTTGAAGAAGAATATCGCAAGTTGGCTAAAAGCCCAGCCTACCAAACGTTATTTGAAAAGGTTGATTTGAATATTGATGCTTCAGAAGTGCATGACGGGTATTTTTCTATTGATAAGAAAAAGCGCTGGACGGACACAGCTGAAAACAATCAATCAAACCGCGATAATGCAGAGCGTGCTTATAACCTGATTATGAAGGATAAAGAGAAACTGCTGAGCTTTGATACCAAGCTGAAGTTCATCTTCTCTCACTCAGCCCTGAAGGAAGGTTGGGATAATCCGAATGTGTTCCAAATATGCTCACTGCGTGAAATAGGCACTGAACGTGAGCGTCGTCAAACAATCGGTCGTGGCTTGCGTTTATGTGTGAACCAAGAAGGTTTGCGTTTGCGTGGAAACGATATTAATACCCTAACGGTTATTGCTTCTGAAGGTTATGAACAGTTCGCAGAAAATCTTCAAAAAGAGATTGAAGCTGACACTGGCATCCGCTTTGGCATTGTTGAAAGACATCAGTTCGCAGCTATTCAAGTGCAAAAAGAAGACGGTTCACTTTCTCCTCTTGGTGTTGATACATCTGAAAAAATCTGGAAGTTCTTAAATACTCAAGGCTTTGTTAATAATAAGGGTAAGGTTCAAGACACTCTTCGTGAAGCATTGAAATCTGGGGACTTTGAACTACCAGAAGAATTTAAAGATCAAAAAGATGCAGTAGAAGATATCCTTAAGAAGCTTGCTGGTAAATTGGATATTAAAAACGCTAATGAGAGAGAAACAATCCACCTGAACAAAGAAAAATTCTTAGGTGATGATTTCAAACAGCTATGGGATCGTATTAAGTATAAGACCACCTATCGAGTGGACTTTAACAATGAGAAGCTTATTGCAGATGCTGCTGAAGCTATAGAAAAGTGTCCTCCTATTACCAAAACAAGAGCTCAATTTAGGAAAGCTGGCATTGAAATTGGTAAAGGTGGTGTTAGAGCAGATGAAACATCTGTATCCGGATTTACAACAATTCATGAAAACGATATCGAATTACCAGATATTATTACGGATCTGCAGGATAAAACGCAGTTAACTCGTCATAGTATTGTTAAAATACTTACAGCTAGCCGCAGAATACAAGATTTTGCTCGCAACCCTCAGCAGTTCATAGATATGGCATCAGAAGCTATTAACCGTACTAAGCGGTTAGCCCTAGTCGACGGTATTAAATATCACAAAATTGGAGATAAAGAGTTCTATGCTCAGGAGCTTTTTGAGCAGGAGGAGCTTAAAGGATATCTGAAAGATACAGTTAAAGCCGAGAAATCTGTTTATGAACATATAGTTTATGACTCTGCTGGAGTAGAGAAGAAGTTTGCCGAAGATTTGGAGACTAATGAAGCAGTTAAGGTTTATGCCAAACTACCTGCATGGTTCAAAGTGCCAACGCCATTGGGTTCCTACAATCCCGACTGGGCGGTTTTAATTGAAGATGATGGACACGAGAAGCTGTATTTCGTTGTGGAGACAAAAGGTAGCAATTGGTGGGATGACTTACGTCACCAAGAAGGTGCAAAAATCCGTTGTGGTGAGAAGCACTTTGATGAAATTGCAGCTACCGAAAACCCAGCAGAATACATTAAAGCTACTAGCGTTGAAGACGTTATGGGGCATATTAAATAA
- a CDS encoding site-specific DNA-methyltransferase: MTEVAMKKVELQDGASADIVQENVEQLKELFPDAFTENGVNFDTLRQLLGDLKVLDEGEEKYGLNWHGKKQARQIALTPSLGTLLPCPEESVDWDTTQNLFIEGDNLEVLKLLQKSYANKVKMIYIDPPYNTGKEFVYPDKFQDNLDTYLKYTGQKDDEGLKFTSNTETGGRKHTNWLNMMYPRLKLAKSLLRQDGVIFISIDENEVINLQEICTEIFGEENVLGNFPVIMNLKGNQDAYGFAETHEYVIVCLKSKDDCTLNHFSVDEEEIAKNWLEDEYGLYKEADNLRATGVNAPREKRPNLWYPIFLNEQTKEFYITEDNRPLVDTDVEILPLNPSGEELSWYWSKNTFNDSKHNLILKHTSNGWQFYRKQRPQLGDLPTKKPKSVFYKSDYSTSTATTKLKDLLGKKLFDGPKPVPFISDLLVIGSNSSDIIMDFFAGSGTTAHAVMQLNSENKESRRHISVQLPELTDEKTEAFKAGYKTISDLSKDRIRRAAKKIKDENPDYDGDLGFKVFKLASSNIKAWNPDRKDLETSLLEHQEHLVEGRTEQDVLYELLLKRGVDLTTPIESREIAGKNVYSIGYGKIITCLDDLITNDQVEELAAGVVAWQKELKETLGVKVLETHVFFKDSAFRDDVAKTNMAAILSQNGIDHVRSL; encoded by the coding sequence ATGACAGAAGTAGCTATGAAAAAAGTAGAATTACAAGACGGTGCATCTGCCGATATCGTGCAGGAGAATGTAGAACAGCTAAAAGAGCTGTTCCCGGATGCATTTACCGAGAACGGTGTGAATTTTGATACGCTGCGTCAGCTTCTGGGAGACCTGAAAGTACTAGATGAAGGTGAAGAAAAATACGGCCTGAACTGGCATGGTAAAAAACAAGCCCGTCAAATTGCCCTAACACCATCCCTTGGTACGCTTCTGCCTTGCCCCGAAGAAAGCGTGGATTGGGATACAACCCAAAACTTGTTTATTGAAGGTGATAATCTTGAAGTGTTGAAGCTTCTGCAAAAAAGCTACGCAAACAAGGTGAAGATGATTTATATCGACCCGCCTTATAACACAGGGAAAGAGTTTGTTTATCCAGATAAATTCCAAGATAATCTAGATACGTATTTGAAATACACCGGTCAAAAAGATGATGAAGGTCTGAAATTTACATCAAACACAGAAACTGGAGGGCGAAAGCACACCAATTGGCTGAATATGATGTACCCGCGATTGAAGCTGGCAAAGAGCTTGTTACGCCAAGACGGTGTAATATTTATCTCCATTGATGAAAATGAAGTAATTAATTTGCAAGAAATATGTACCGAAATTTTTGGTGAGGAAAATGTACTTGGAAACTTCCCTGTAATCATGAATTTAAAAGGTAACCAAGATGCTTATGGATTCGCAGAAACTCATGAATATGTGATTGTATGTCTTAAGTCAAAAGATGACTGTACGTTAAACCACTTTTCTGTTGATGAAGAAGAAATAGCTAAAAACTGGCTTGAAGATGAGTATGGCTTATATAAAGAGGCCGACAACCTTCGTGCTACGGGCGTAAATGCTCCAAGAGAAAAACGCCCTAACTTGTGGTATCCAATTTTCCTCAACGAGCAAACTAAAGAGTTTTACATTACTGAAGATAATAGACCTTTAGTAGATACTGATGTGGAGATATTGCCATTAAACCCATCAGGAGAAGAGCTGAGTTGGTATTGGAGTAAAAATACTTTTAATGATAGCAAGCACAACTTAATTTTGAAGCATACTTCAAATGGTTGGCAGTTCTATCGCAAACAACGTCCTCAACTCGGTGACTTACCAACGAAAAAGCCTAAATCAGTTTTTTACAAGTCAGATTATAGCACTAGCACTGCAACTACTAAGTTAAAAGATTTGTTAGGTAAAAAGCTGTTTGATGGCCCTAAGCCAGTACCATTTATTTCGGATTTATTAGTTATTGGAAGTAATTCCAGTGATATTATAATGGATTTTTTCGCAGGATCAGGAACAACCGCACATGCAGTAATGCAGTTGAACTCAGAAAACAAAGAAAGCCGTAGGCATATTTCAGTTCAGTTGCCTGAGCTTACAGATGAAAAAACAGAAGCTTTTAAAGCCGGATATAAAACAATTTCTGACTTATCCAAAGATCGCATCCGCCGCGCGGCAAAGAAAATCAAGGATGAAAATCCTGATTATGATGGCGATTTAGGTTTTAAGGTTTTCAAACTGGCCAGCTCTAACATTAAAGCGTGGAACCCAGACCGTAAGGACTTGGAAACAAGCCTGCTAGAACACCAAGAACACCTTGTTGAAGGACGTACGGAGCAGGATGTTCTTTACGAACTGCTGCTTAAACGTGGTGTAGACCTAACCACCCCGATTGAAAGTAGAGAGATTGCGGGCAAGAATGTTTACAGCATTGGTTATGGTAAAATCATTACCTGCTTAGATGATTTGATTACAAATGACCAAGTGGAAGAACTTGCTGCAGGCGTTGTGGCTTGGCAAAAAGAGCTGAAAGAAACACTGGGCGTTAAAGTGCTAGAAACTCACGTGTTCTTTAAAGACTCTGCCTTCCGTGATGATGTGGCCAAAACCAACATGGCCGCCATCCTTTCCCAAAATGGCATTGACCATGTACGCAGCTTGTAA
- a CDS encoding DUF4391 domain-containing protein, with protein MVQTFLNVLGIPEKCYLNKTLFKKLFQENADLDITDKKALKDDIDKIRWLYTLKPSTVNIEPFKDAEREYDEVAILQIDLTNATRMKRISSFVHKAIPYPIIIIFTHGDDIALSVADKRINQADKTKWVVEEGWLTEWFNPSKPNKVQQQFMAGLSLKNLSFVNFYAFYTDVKNLVISLNAAEQTGSYNVTKGSDAQSRIEKLRELEKLEQEKSELQNKLKKEKQMGRQVDLTTHIKKIADQINGLKQEL; from the coding sequence ATGGTTCAGACGTTTTTAAATGTCTTAGGCATACCAGAAAAATGCTACCTAAACAAAACTCTGTTTAAAAAGCTTTTTCAAGAGAATGCTGACCTTGATATTACCGATAAAAAAGCCTTAAAGGACGATATTGATAAAATCCGCTGGCTATACACCCTAAAGCCAAGCACCGTAAATATAGAACCTTTCAAGGATGCTGAACGTGAGTATGACGAAGTTGCCATATTGCAAATAGACCTCACCAATGCCACCCGAATGAAGCGTATTTCATCTTTTGTGCATAAGGCTATTCCATATCCAATTATAATCATATTTACCCATGGTGATGATATTGCATTAAGTGTGGCTGATAAACGTATTAACCAAGCAGATAAAACCAAATGGGTGGTAGAAGAAGGCTGGCTAACCGAGTGGTTTAACCCAAGCAAACCAAATAAAGTGCAGCAGCAGTTTATGGCAGGTTTAAGCTTAAAAAACTTGTCTTTCGTGAACTTCTACGCCTTCTATACAGATGTAAAGAATTTAGTAATTTCCTTAAACGCTGCAGAGCAAACAGGCAGCTACAATGTAACCAAAGGCAGCGACGCGCAAAGCCGTATAGAAAAATTACGAGAGCTTGAGAAGTTGGAACAAGAAAAGTCAGAACTTCAAAATAAGCTTAAAAAAGAAAAGCAGATGGGCAGACAGGTAGACCTAACCACCCATATTAAAAAAATTGCAGACCAAATAAACGGTCTTAAACAAGAGTTATAG